The nucleotide sequence AATAAAGACGACATTTCTCTGTCCACTAATGATTTTTGGGCTTTTATTGTTTACCCTCGGCCCATATGTTTAGTTATTAAAGCCCAATATGTATAGACTTCATTGAGTTGATGATATAACAGCTTTTTTTTTGGCTAACTTAGCTGCTCTCATTGGTTATAAAACCATTGTCTAAAGGAGAATTCAACTGGAAAAAACATAGTTGTCAGTTATGAATAGTTTGAACTATAGTATTGTAGCTTCTTTCTCAGATACTATTAAATATCATACTGTAATTTTGAAACTCCATTGTATGGTATTCCAGAGGCCAACATAATTGCATTGTCCTAAttgtagtttaaaatattatattttcgtgGTGAGTGCTGTTCTTGAAATTTCCTCATTCCacaatccattcaaatccatgtTGGTGGAATACTGCAATACTtgtaatttcttttcttttcatatctTCCAATGCTCTTTGGAAAAACACTTcttcactaattttttttcttggaaaGATGAATTCATTCCAGCTTTTCCCATAAGAAAAGATTATTATGTTTAATCATCTAGCATGTAATTTTGTTGAATACAAGAATATggcttaattatatatatcttaCTAAAtctataagatatatttttgcatttctgtttattattcattacgatccttttttgtcaacattttttttggcttactaaattttttttatcttagatgaagtagtttaaaatattcaaacattttatttttaattgatttatttatttatattattttatggttGTTTTTAGAACTGCAAGATTTGCACAAAGCCATCACAATACtggttcttattttttttttatcgatcACCATACGGATCCAAATGGCTCTTGACAAAATATGTCCCAAAACATGAAACTGCTTATGTTGTTATACAAATCATTTTAATACCTAAAGGACTCTATTACAAAGGCTGGCCACTGATCCACCTTTTGAACATGATAAATGTCTCATCGGGTTTATAGTCTGCCGTGTGTCCACCTCCCTATaattaaaacaatcaaatatattaataaacattttgatTGTAATCCAATGATAGTAAACATATTAAGTTGAAGCAAGAAGACTTGCCTTGACAGTAGCAAATGTCATCTTATTGGCATAAGTTCTCGTGTATCTGTCAAGAGAAACGCAATGATGGTTTTACGTGAGTTTTGACAAGCTTGTGATACGATCACcgatgaaaaaataaatgaccAAGAAAAACAACACAATAATGTATACCCAGCGATTTGATCGTTCATCATCCAAGGCCTCCAGTCATCAATGATGGAGTAGTTGAGAGATCTTATCCAGGCTTGAGTTGCAAGGAAAGGCACCGTCATATCATGATCACCACTAGTCACCATAagttacataaaattttataatctcATTCTCACTGAGTCCTGAATCTTGTAGGTAGAGTGAGTGGCCAATCCAGTTTACGGTTTAAAATCACTTGTTATCTagttatcttttatagaaactgacactaaataaaaacattttcagcTTGGTTTCAGTATTATTTAACTCTCACCTGAAGATAAGAGATCGGAAACCATTAATGCTGTTATTCTTGTGGTATGGTACACTGCTCTGAATGTCATATTTATACGAAATACCATCATAATTACATTGCCTCCATTCCCCTATACTCCCCTGTAAAGATAAATCAtcctttaaaatttaaaagttctCTTTAtatcatcacttagtaatctatcaATGATCTTAAAATAAACTTGCACACACCTTATTAACATGAAGAGCTTTGTGAACTCTCTCGTTATTGGCCCACTTTTCAaggagaaaatatttatatagctGCAAAAGCAATCTTgtaattatcttttatttaccTGAAATATCATGTCTGACTGTATAGTTAAACTGTCAACAGGCAAAGATGGATGTGTATACACAGTTACTCTGTTCTGTTCTAAGgttaaccaaaattttggttcttggaaaggcagacaAAGCCTATAAGATCAAATACTTCCTCCAGGGATACTAGATGGACGAAATATATATTACTTACATGGCAATCAGGAGATGTCTTATGGCAATCCGGTAGTAATATATGGTATTTATTCAATCTGTCGGTACACTGTGTAAATCAACCAAAATATATGAATAACTGATGACCATTACTCCATAGATAGAAATGCTGAATACCAGTTGCATTCTAGAGTGTGTACCTTTTGGTAAATTTCAGTGAGTTTCAAGCATTCCGTGTTAAGTGAGTCCACATTTCCATAGCTTCCTTTGCAGATTTTTTTCATTGACTgtaaaaaaaaggttttgaaCATTGTTATATCATTTGAGGCTTAAGTAATATAAAGTTTGGATTTGGTTCATAAAGGATGAAAATATCAAACTTTCTTGTGAGAGTTAAAAAATACCTCATAGAGTTCTTCCGAGATTAACGCCATTCCATAAGCAAATGGAATAAGATAGTTGTGTTCCAATTTAGTATCTGTCACTGGGTTTCCAAGAATATAGCcctgtttttttataaaaaaatatgcataATAAATACATTCCGTTGATAGAAAATACGAAAAGTATATATCAATGACCTGTAGGTTTATTAGAGGCTTGCAACATATATAATTTCCTGCATCATGGTTTATGTATTGTTAGACAGTTAAAAGAAAACTGATTAAACATAAAATGGAATAACCGTATCCAAAAAAACTGTATGGGGACCTTTTGAGATTTCTTGAACGACGGGCGGAACAATCATACCAGAATAAGAATCTCCGGCAACGTAAAATGGGTTCGCGTAAAATTGTGGATGCTTGCTTAGCCACTGCACACACAAAAAATACTCTAGATGTTGGTTCATGCTTGGTTAAATCAGAACGTGTATGAATAATTTGGATAATAAATTAAGACAAGAACGAACTCAGCTAACTAAACCTAAAATTTCACGAAACTGATTATCAATCAATAAGTCACACCAAGTGAAATACAAAACACACAAGAGTTGTAGTCCAAGACAAATGCTGTTTGTCTATGCTGTTACCCAAACTTTTTTGAGGCTTAAAGCCTGTCAAAGTAATGTGACCCTTgtagttatatttaaaattaccaATGATCAAAAGAGTATATAAAAAGTGGTTGTGGACTGGCTTAAACTAGAGGTAAATAAGTCTCTAACATATGGTGCTTaaccatataattttattaatcaatacCTTTTGAAGAAACTCATGAATCCTCTTAACTTCACCTGTGTCACTAACTTTATCAACAAGTGGAGTTCTTGAGTAGGAGAAACCAGATCCAACAGGCTGATCCAAGAATATCATGTTCGCCATCTGAGGTAAAGATCTCAATTAAAAAAACTTGGACATGTGATCGACATATATGAGAATACTTTCTGCTACGTACCTTTGTCCATGAATATGTAGTGGAGACTAAAGAAGGGAGACTTCCATTGTAAACCTCGAACTTCAAAGCTAAAGGccctatatttttcttttccacTTCAAATATATTACTCAAAATAATGCTCTGCCAAATAAGGAGTATAATAGATTTACCGTTCTCAAAAACAAGACCAAAAAGAGAAGAACATCCAGGTCCTCCAGTTAACCAAATAAGAAGAGGGTCTTCTTGTGGATTATTCTCAGACTTAATGAAATAGTAGAACATTTGTAGTTCCTCTTCCTCACCAAGACCAATGTACCTTCATTTAGATGAATTACTAATTACTAGCTTTAAACTCACTATTCCAATGTAAATAAGAAGGCACAACTTACAAACCCCGTTTCAAGTTCAAAAGGAAGAGGACCTTCAAAACCAGGAAGGAACTTTACAACGGAGGCAGAGTCAGCAAAATAACGCAATACAAGCAGAACCGGAATCAGCAACTTTAGTGTCAATCTCATTCTCATTTTCGCTTCCAACAATTGATGTCTTTCAAGGGAGGAAAAAAGAGAGAGTGTctataattaccaaaaatgaaaaatgggtTCTATAATGCTTTACTAATGCACTAGTGCATCCAGTCGAGAAACCATTTCGAGAGCCATGTGGTTGGTTTTGACGCTAGCTATTTTGGGCGTCACACTCCTTATCCACACAATTTCGGTTCACGTCGACAAAACACGTTTTTAGTATTGCAAATGTCTCTCTCAGTATTATTATTCCACAGAAATCAAGATATCAACACCATAAATGATGTAGAGACGTTGCTTTTGTAGTTTTCTGGCTTTTTTCTTGCTATCAGTTATCACCATATGTTATGTAAATTTCTCCGTAACCAAAATGTGTCCTCAAGATATAACATTCCTTCACAGTACCCTTACTAGTTACTACTGCTACTTACAAAAACGACCAACAAATATGCACAACCAACATCATTATGCAATCATACATCCATTAGACCAAGAATTCTGAAATGAGATTCCGTTTTCTTTTGTCGCCTAAGACCATTTCTAATGGTTCaccctattttttttctttcaaaactaggtgttttcctgtaCCATATGCagctataaaattttaaatttaaattgtatttaaaaataaaaatttgttaatattttagattttattattttaaaccaatattttaatataaatactaaATACTAATTTAATTAAGCATAgaattaagataaataaataatttgatttatttaaaattatacgtaagttatatttaaaattgtaatttagataaattttcatttattattttggttaagatatattaaattaatttgtgTAAATTCaaattgatataaattttttataattatcaaaatataaaactaaaaagaatttctaaaatttgtagatatcaaaaataaaaaaatgatagtacatttaaaaatttaaattttctttaaaaaagattgtataaaattttgaaaatattgtttaataataaaaattatgataataaaaatatatttaaataatatttcgaaatttttaaaaattgatatttcCCTTATcgtattatttaattatatatttgaataaatttattttaatgatgatttatgagttattaccatgtTATCAAAAGTTaccaaaaattgaaattgaCATTAAATATAGTTTTCAATATCACTTTTAACCATatgccatgtcatcaattttagtatgtcatattatattttttggtgAAAATGATTGTAGAAATGATATGTGTGAAATCACTTCAATCACAAATAATGTTTATGAGATAGAgtaactttataatagagttgaaTTATACTTcaataatactatattttacaatgaaaaataaagtgatgaacaaaaaataaataaactactCTATTTAGAGTAAACTCATTTTTCACTCTAGAGTGAAAATAGAATAATGTAATAATAgttttattctaaaatttattttaaagtgaaaaataaagtATCATTAAAGATGTTCTAAAGACCAACAAAACAACGCGATTAGTTTCACATTGACTGATTTGACCCAGAAAAAGTTTTAGATTGCCTGATTGACATAAGATATGTTGTTTGATTAAACATTaccttaaaatatttttttgggggATAAATACTAAAAGAGGGTatagtatttaaatttaaaatgaaaatatatttttggcaaatctGAAAGTTAAATACTTGCTTTTTTGGCAAATCTGAAAGTTCAATActtgtttttttgtcaaatctGGAACTTAAGACGACGAGAAGCTTTTGCATACAAAATTAGAAGAACTAAGATGGGCTATGGAAAGCATGTTTCAACATTCGACATGTCAAAACTTCACGACATATTGCAAGGATCTAAGTGCATGCAATGACAAAGGAATTCCAAGCTTGGCCAAGTTTTACAACATAATTGGAGGGATACAAACTTTTCAAATATGTTTCTTGGAATTCAAGATATCTCACATCCCAAGAACGCAAAATAGAATTGCTGATTCTTTAGCTAGGTCTGCACGGTCTTTTCATAAAGAGTTTTGTTTCATTGGTTGTTATATTTTGGTCTGGTTACATATATTATCCCAAATTTAAGTAACATAATAGTTGTTTGTTGTAAAAAATACCTACTtattcttttttaataaaagattagTACAATACTTTAGGGACATTTTCCCAATAACAAATAATTCTAAACATCTAATTGATTTTTGGGGGAATTTCAACTTTACCTAAAATTTAATATCACTTTACAAATTTACCTTAAATGATaacaattttcataaataccttACGTTTATTATAAAAGATGAAAATTAACTTTcctaaatcatttataattgtataagaatgatttgtaaaaaaatatataaggtttttgataaaatgacCTACAATTTGAGGATAAATGCaaacataaaacttttttttgtcaacaatctTAACTGttccaaatatttacaaaaatcctattattgtttaatttcttttattttgaaaaatgttaaaaaccGATAAACATcctatgtattttttaaattatttacaataataCCATTATCATCAATTTcttcaaccaccatgaacaatcAATTTGGAGCTTATTgaatttgtgtttctttttttctcattctaCACCAACaaaacttcatttcctctctattttttctaaaaaattctCATAATCTTCATTTTCAAGAAGATGACATAATCCTTAATTGTTCCAAATAATTACCGTACCGTTTTCCTAATGTTCCGACTCAATTTTATAAGGCTATCAGTTTATGGAATATAATGATACTATATAATAATACATAcactatattttattaaatatttgttaaaaaatattttttaaaaatattttaaaataataaaaaatgtataaataataattaatgataaatatttatttattagttcggatatatatttttaatttttgaaattaaagtatttttgaatttttatatgatGTAGAGTTTAAATTAAGTgatattaaaatagatatatatattcttaatttaaatatattaaatgagactttctacTTATAtagatttatgatcatttgtgtCGTTgcataaaaattgttttaaaacatTGATCATAGTATTCTTTAAAGTGAGATTTTAACACTTTTAGCAATATgtagtcatttaaaaaaattcaaagtcaGAAAATATgcttttattatatgattaatgatattatttaatttatttgaataatataaaattattcaaaatgatAGGTGATATACAAATTGTTATGAaatctatattaataaatataattaattgtcCTATATCTTTTAAATCATATTAAGCCAttctgtagtttttatttaaacaatGCATGAAGAAAATCTTTAGCAGATTACTaactaattttatgtttatttttatgagAAATGTAATATATGTTTAGATATACCAAATAATTAAtgacatatttttattattgtagtgaattaaacatatttctctaagatATCTAAGAGTCATtatttaaatactttttaattaatatataagagatgcaatattttattccatcaattttataaaaaatactatttaa is from Brassica napus cultivar Da-Ae chromosome A4, Da-Ae, whole genome shotgun sequence and encodes:
- the LOC106446131 gene encoding serine carboxypeptidase-like 13 isoform X4 — encoded protein: MRMRLTLKLLIPVLLVLRYFADSASVVKFLPGFEGPLPFELETGYIGLGEEEELQMFYYFIKSENNPQEDPLLIWLTGGPGCSSLFGLVFENGPLALKFEVYNGSLPSLVSTTYSWTKMANMIFLDQPVGSGFSYSRTPLVDKVSDTGEVKRIHEFLQKWLSKHPQFYANPFYVAGDSYSGMIVPPVVQEISKGNYICCKPLINLQGYILGNPVTDTKLEHNYLIPFAYGMALISEELYESMKKICKGSYGNVDSLNTECLKLTEIYQKCTDRLNKYHILLPDCHKTSPDCHLYKYFLLEKWANNERVHKALHVNKGSIGEWRQCNYDGISYKYDIQSSVPYHKNNSINGFRSLIFSGDHDMTVPFLATQAWIRSLNYSIIDDWRPWMMNDQIAGYTRTYANKMTFATVKGGGHTADYKPDETFIMFKRWISGQPL
- the LOC106446131 gene encoding serine carboxypeptidase-like 13 isoform X2 yields the protein MRMRLTLKLLIPVLLVLRYFADSASVVKFLPGFEGPLPFELETGYIGLGEEEELQMFYYFIKSENNPQEDPLLIWLTGGPGCSSLFGLVFENGPLALKFEVYNGSLPSLVSTTYSWTKMANMIFLDQPVGSGFSYSRTPLVDKVSDTGEVKRIHEFLQKWLSKHPQFYANPFYVAGDSYSGMIVPPVVQEISKGNYICCKPLINLQVIDIYFSYFLSTECIYYAYFFIKKQGYILGNPVTDTKLEHNYLIPFAYGMALISEELYESMKKICKGSYGNVDSLNTECLKLTEIYQKCTDRLNKYHILLPDCHKTSPDCHLYKYFLLEKWANNERVHKALHVNKGSIGEWRQCNYDGISYKYDIQSSVPYHKNNSINGFRSLIFSGDHDMTVPFLATQAWIRSLNYSIIDDWRPWMMNDQIAGYTRTYANKMTFATVKASLLAST
- the LOC106446131 gene encoding serine carboxypeptidase-like 13 isoform X3, with the translated sequence MRMRLTLKLLIPVLLVLRYFADSASVVKFLPGFEGPLPFELETGYIGLGEEEELQMFYYFIKSENNPQEDPLLIWLTGGPGCSSLFGLVFENGPLALKFEVYNGSLPSLVSTTYSWTKMANMIFLDQPVGSGFSYSRTPLVDKVSDTGEVKRIHEFLQKWLSKHPQFYANPFYVAGDSYSGMIVPPVVQEISKGNYICCKPLINLQGYILGNPVTDTKLEHNYLIPFAYGMALISEELYESMKKICKGSYGNVDSLNTECLKLTEIYQKCTDRLNKYHILLPDCHKTSPDCHLYKYFLLEKWANNERVHKALHVNKGSIGEWRQCNYDGISYKYDIQSSVPYHKNNSINGFRSLIFSGDHDMTVPFLATQAWIRSLNYSIIDDWRPWMMNDQIAGYTLLCCFSWSFIFSSVIVSQACQNSRKTIIAFLLTDTRELMPIR
- the LOC106446131 gene encoding serine carboxypeptidase-like 13 isoform X1, with protein sequence MRMRLTLKLLIPVLLVLRYFADSASVVKFLPGFEGPLPFELETGYIGLGEEEELQMFYYFIKSENNPQEDPLLIWLTGGPGCSSLFGLVFENGPLALKFEVYNGSLPSLVSTTYSWTKMANMIFLDQPVGSGFSYSRTPLVDKVSDTGEVKRIHEFLQKWLSKHPQFYANPFYVAGDSYSGMIVPPVVQEISKGNYICCKPLINLQVIDIYFSYFLSTECIYYAYFFIKKQGYILGNPVTDTKLEHNYLIPFAYGMALISEELYESMKKICKGSYGNVDSLNTECLKLTEIYQKCTDRLNKYHILLPDCHKTSPDCHLYKYFLLEKWANNERVHKALHVNKGSIGEWRQCNYDGISYKYDIQSSVPYHKNNSINGFRSLIFSGDHDMTVPFLATQAWIRSLNYSIIDDWRPWMMNDQIAGYTLLCCFSWSFIFSSVIVSQACQNSRKTIIAFLLTDTRELMPIR
- the LOC106446131 gene encoding serine carboxypeptidase-like 13 isoform X5; this translates as MFYYFIKSENNPQEDPLLIWLTGGPGCSSLFGLVFENGPLALKFEVYNGSLPSLVSTTYSWTKMANMIFLDQPVGSGFSYSRTPLVDKVSDTGEVKRIHEFLQKWLSKHPQFYANPFYVAGDSYSGMIVPPVVQEISKGNYICCKPLINLQVIDIYFSYFLSTECIYYAYFFIKKQGYILGNPVTDTKLEHNYLIPFAYGMALISEELYESMKKICKGSYGNVDSLNTECLKLTEIYQKCTDRLNKYHILLPDCHKTSPDCHLYKYFLLEKWANNERVHKALHVNKGSIGEWRQCNYDGISYKYDIQSSVPYHKNNSINGFRSLIFSGDHDMTVPFLATQAWIRSLNYSIIDDWRPWMMNDQIAGYTLLCCFSWSFIFSSVIVSQACQNSRKTIIAFLLTDTRELMPIR